One region of Oryza sativa Japonica Group chromosome 5, ASM3414082v1 genomic DNA includes:
- the LOC4339149 gene encoding uncharacterized protein isoform X2 — MEVAALASRINWTEYQLASIEAAAIGNIIRDGKVIEIAPNSKGGPLQDVLRSLLEKNELMINKLCDEDAPLESTASRPLSGFFFNTLCKEPGYLAFDTIRCGKLLYPESRFAALPEPVSFLASTRGLVCVCGKTTGLYYVTNTTTFKWVQLPRHSCDHGEPAVVITFEEPLTSCFDGAVEHYHVVAAFHLKGSVWTSESYSSRTGRWTIAKDAPPAVEVKAESGVGTLGCAFWRTSLGSILCYDPGKDLLKVIPAPRVVNQDTVWELGQMEGDLTVTCFKDVDGFLTLGVLKINKRLFDDKVAALWTVVGSFSGEKVGKRAMLLRSQGAAEVVVWEPLEERVVAMDLEGLVTGNFGPLTNEGCTPCFVPYVPSSVSI, encoded by the exons ATGGAAGTTGCTGCTTTAGCTTCTAGAATCAATTGGACAG aGTATCAGTTAGCTTCAATTGAAGCTGCTGCGATTGGTAACATAATTAGGGATGGAAAGGTCATTGAAATTGCTCCAAACTCGAAAGGAGGACCTCTACAGGATGTGCTGAGAAGTTTGCTTGAAAA AAATGAATTGATGATAAATAAACTGTGTGATGAGGATGCTCCACTGGAAAGTACCGCTTCAAG GCCGCTCTCAGGCTTCTTTTTCAACACATTATGTAAGGAGCCTGGGTATCTCGCATTTGACACCATACGCTGCGGCAAGCTTCTTTACCCTGAGTCACGCTTTGCTGCATTACCAGAGCCCGTATCTTTCCTTGCATCCACGCGTGGCCTTGTCTGCGTCTGTGGAAAGACAACAGGCTTGTACTATGTAACCAACACGACCACCTTCAAGTGGGTTCAGCTACCACGCCACAGTTGTGATCATGGAGAACCAGCAGTTGTCATCACATTCGAGGAACCCCTGACATCCTGCTTCGACGGTGCTGTTGAGCATTATCATGTCGTCGCTGCCTTCCACCTCAAGGGCAGCGTCTGGACATCTGAGTCATACTCCTCCAGGACTGGGAGGTGGACTATTGCTAAAGATGCCCCTCCTGCTGTGGAGGTGAAGGCGGAGTCTGGTGTTGGTACACTGGGCTGCGCCTTCTGGCGCACTTCCCTTGGGTCTATCCTCTGCTATGACCCGGGGAAGGACCTCCTTAAAGTCATCCCTGCCCCTCGAGTGGTAAACCAAGATACCGTATGGGAGCTTGGGCAAATGGAGGGAGATCTTACTGTGACCTGCTTCAAGGATGTTGACGGTTTCCTCACATTGGGCGTGCTTAAAATAAACAAGCGACTGTTTGATGATAAGGTTGCTGCACTCTGGACAGTTGTCGGCTCATTCTCCGGGGAGAAGGTTGGCAAAAGGGCTATGTTGCTCCGCTCACAAGGCGCCGCAGAGGTCGTTGTCTGGGAACCCTTGGAGGAGCGCGTCGTCGCCATGGACCTTGAAGGCCTCGTTACTGGCAACTTTGGGCCCCTAACCAATGAAGGGTGTACTCCATGTTTTGTTCCTTACGTTCCATCGTCTGTGAGTATTTGA
- the LOC4339148 gene encoding uncharacterized protein, producing the protein MASKLVTAVARQAAATSRAARLAAVARHDAAAASRSAGLAAAAASRAARLAAAAASRAARLKPRPPLDDAARLSFRYSSEPPDDGKCVTKEDLESDEAVWALFERYCKSYNRKYDHAQMVRRFRIFKFNAKRTYCWNQYLHKDVKELARAKKDRDLGLPVDSWYLQKELGEYDDGGEPLTEYWRKF; encoded by the exons ATGGCGTCGAAGCTCGTGACGGCGGTCGCCCGTCAAGCGGCGGCCACATCTCGCGCCGCCCGCTTAGCTGCGGTGGCGCGCCATGACGCGGCGGCCGCATCTCGCTCCGCCGGCTTAGCTGCGGCGGCCGCATCTCGCGCCGCCCGCTTAGCTGCGGCGGCCGCATCTCGCGCCGCCCGCTTGAAGCCTCGTCCCCCACTGGACGACGCTGCCCGCCTCTCCTTCCGCTACAGCAGTGAACCTCCAG ATGATGGAAAGTGCGTGACAAAAGAGGACCTTGAGTCGGACGAAGCCGTGTGGGCCTTATTTGAGCGCTATTGCAAGTCATACAACAGGAAGTATGATCATGCTCAGATGGTTCGCCGCTTCCGTATATTCAAGTTCAATGCAAAGAGAACATATTGCTGGAACCAGTATCTTCATAAAGACGTAAAGGAATTAGCTCGCGCCAAAAAGGATAGGGATTTAGGACTACCTGTCGACTCTTGGTACCTACAAAAAGAGTTAGGCGAATACGACGATGGGGGGGAGCCACTTACTGAATATTGGCGGAAATTTTGA
- the LOC4339149 gene encoding uncharacterized protein isoform X1: MEVAALSCRINWTGMHFILMKSELIINLHFIIFFVYLEYQLASIEAAAIGNIIRDGKVIEIAPNSKGGPLQDVLRSLLEKNELMINKLCDEDAPLESTASRPLSGFFFNTLCKEPGYLAFDTIRCGKLLYPESRFAALPEPVSFLASTRGLVCVCGKTTGLYYVTNTTTFKWVQLPRHSCDHGEPAVVITFEEPLTSCFDGAVEHYHVVAAFHLKGSVWTSESYSSRTGRWTIAKDAPPAVEVKAESGVGTLGCAFWRTSLGSILCYDPGKDLLKVIPAPRVVNQDTVWELGQMEGDLTVTCFKDVDGFLTLGVLKINKRLFDDKVAALWTVVGSFSGEKVGKRAMLLRSQGAAEVVVWEPLEERVVAMDLEGLVTGNFGPLTNEGCTPCFVPYVPSSVSI, from the exons ATGGAAGTTGCTGCTTTATCTTGTAGAATTAATTGGACAGGTATGCATTTTATATTGATGAAATCTGAACTAATTATAAATTTacatttcattattttttttgtttatttagaGTATCAGTTAGCTTCAATTGAAGCTGCTGCGATTGGTAACATAATTAGGGATGGAAAGGTCATTGAAATTGCTCCAAACTCGAAAGGAGGACCTCTACAGGATGTGCTGAGAAGTTTGCTTGAAAA AAATGAATTGATGATAAATAAACTGTGTGATGAGGATGCTCCACTGGAAAGTACCGCTTCAAG GCCGCTCTCAGGCTTCTTTTTCAACACATTATGTAAGGAGCCTGGGTATCTCGCATTTGACACCATACGCTGCGGCAAGCTTCTTTACCCTGAGTCACGCTTTGCTGCATTACCAGAGCCCGTATCTTTCCTTGCATCCACGCGTGGCCTTGTCTGCGTCTGTGGAAAGACAACAGGCTTGTACTATGTAACCAACACGACCACCTTCAAGTGGGTTCAGCTACCACGCCACAGTTGTGATCATGGAGAACCAGCAGTTGTCATCACATTCGAGGAACCCCTGACATCCTGCTTCGACGGTGCTGTTGAGCATTATCATGTCGTCGCTGCCTTCCACCTCAAGGGCAGCGTCTGGACATCTGAGTCATACTCCTCCAGGACTGGGAGGTGGACTATTGCTAAAGATGCCCCTCCTGCTGTGGAGGTGAAGGCGGAGTCTGGTGTTGGTACACTGGGCTGCGCCTTCTGGCGCACTTCCCTTGGGTCTATCCTCTGCTATGACCCGGGGAAGGACCTCCTTAAAGTCATCCCTGCCCCTCGAGTGGTAAACCAAGATACCGTATGGGAGCTTGGGCAAATGGAGGGAGATCTTACTGTGACCTGCTTCAAGGATGTTGACGGTTTCCTCACATTGGGCGTGCTTAAAATAAACAAGCGACTGTTTGATGATAAGGTTGCTGCACTCTGGACAGTTGTCGGCTCATTCTCCGGGGAGAAGGTTGGCAAAAGGGCTATGTTGCTCCGCTCACAAGGCGCCGCAGAGGTCGTTGTCTGGGAACCCTTGGAGGAGCGCGTCGTCGCCATGGACCTTGAAGGCCTCGTTACTGGCAACTTTGGGCCCCTAACCAATGAAGGGTGTACTCCATGTTTTGTTCCTTACGTTCCATCGTCTGTGAGTATTTGA
- the LOC107276013 gene encoding uncharacterized protein has product MRRVMEMRSRDLVAVLAMSSLLLLPLLVSSVPMSGSLHLSSQQQHLSSPNISADDMVAATTTDVEVNDYPAPGANPRHNPKRPPGREMSVQGMVAAATNNVEVNDYPAPGANPRHNPKSPPGREMSVQGMVAAATDVEVNDYPAPGANPRHNPKRPPGREMSVQGMVAATTDVEVNDYLAPGANPRHNPKRPPGRE; this is encoded by the exons ATGCGCCGCGTAATGGAAATGAGGTCTCGTGATCTCGTCGCCGTCTTGGCTATGTCCAGCCTACTCCTTCTCCCACTACTCGTCTCCTCGGTGCCCATGTCGG GAAGCCTGCACTTGAGCAGCCAACAGCAACACCTGTCGTCTCCAAACATCTCTGCAGAT GacatggtggcggcgacgacgacggacgtGGAGGTGAATGACTACCCAGCGCCAGGAGCCAATCCCCGCCATAACCCTAAACGTCCACCAGGAAGAGAAATGTCCGTCCAGggcatggtggcggcggcaacgaaTAATGTGGAGGTGAATGACTACCCGGCGCCGGGAGCCAACCCCCGCCATAACCCTAAAAGTCCACCAGGGAGAGAAATGTCCGTCCAGGGcatggtggcagcggcgacggacgTGGAGGTGAATGACTACCCAGCGCCAGGAGCCAATCCCCGCCATAACCCTAAACGTCCACCAGGGAGAGAAATGTCCGTCCAGGgcatggtggcggcgacgaccgatGTGGAGGTGAATGACTACCTGGCGCCAGGAGCCAACCCCCGCCATAACCCTAAACGTCCACCTGGGAGAGAATGA
- the LOC4339146 gene encoding uncharacterized protein, with protein MRRAMERRPRDLVAVLALSCLLLLLPLLVSSVPMSRSLHLSSQQQQHPPSLNLSPDEMAAAAAARGLGRRPAARMDVEVNDYPGSGPNNRHDPPKGPGRA; from the exons ATGCGCCGCGCAATGGAGAGGAggcctcgtgacctcgtcgccgtcctgGCTCTgtcctgcctcctcctcctcctcccactgctCGTCTCCTCGGTGCCCATGTCGA GAAGCCTGCACTTgagcagccagcagcagcaacacccGCCGTCTCTGAACCTCTCTCCAGAT gagatggcggcggcggcggcggcgagagggctcggcaggaggccggcggcgaggatggacGTGGAGGTGAACGACTACCCCGGGTCAGGACCCAACAACCGCCATGACCCTCCCAAAGGTCCTGGGAGAGCATGA